A genomic region of Runella rosea contains the following coding sequences:
- a CDS encoding sugar MFS transporter, with the protein MKSNTFIVILIFLIFFVISFLSNILGPIIPDIVSGFDLSIGLAGFLPFAFFVAYGVASIPSGILVEKYREKKVLLWAFMMAFGGALLFALVPTFTVALVSLFIIGIGMAMLQVVINPLLRVAGGEANFAFNSVMAQLFFGGASFLSPMLYSYLVLNVHAGTAPNAFISTLNQIVPADLKWVSLYWVFAVVAFLMVVVVRFVKFPEVELKEDEKIDTENAFKDLLKNRYVFLFFIGIFCYVGTEQGIANWTSKFLQTYHNIDPATEGASVISYFWGLLTIGCVLGLVLLKIFDSRRVLILFTVGAIVSVLVGLFGPVQAALYAFPLSGFCASVMWSIIVSLALNSVPYHHGTFSGILCSGIAGGAVVPLIIGGLAELVGLRLAMLFLMITLGYILSIGLWAKPLVTNATVKSWKELFA; encoded by the coding sequence ATGAAAAGCAACACCTTTATTGTTATTCTGATTTTTTTGATATTTTTCGTCATTTCCTTTCTTAGCAACATTCTGGGACCCATTATCCCCGACATCGTTTCTGGTTTCGATTTGAGTATAGGACTTGCAGGTTTTTTACCATTTGCTTTTTTTGTGGCGTACGGGGTGGCTTCCATTCCTTCGGGGATTTTGGTTGAAAAATACCGAGAGAAAAAGGTGCTCTTGTGGGCTTTTATGATGGCTTTCGGGGGGGCATTGCTATTTGCTTTGGTACCTACATTTACGGTGGCGTTGGTCTCATTGTTCATCATTGGTATTGGCATGGCTATGTTGCAAGTGGTCATCAATCCATTGCTGCGGGTAGCGGGCGGCGAGGCCAATTTTGCCTTTAATTCGGTGATGGCGCAGCTTTTTTTCGGCGGTGCTTCGTTTCTGAGCCCGATGTTGTACAGCTATTTGGTCTTAAACGTACACGCTGGTACCGCACCCAATGCTTTCATCAGCACGCTCAATCAAATTGTACCCGCCGACCTGAAATGGGTATCGCTTTACTGGGTGTTTGCGGTGGTGGCTTTTCTGATGGTTGTCGTGGTTCGGTTCGTTAAATTTCCCGAAGTGGAACTCAAGGAAGATGAAAAAATTGATACCGAAAATGCCTTTAAAGACTTACTCAAAAACCGCTATGTATTCCTGTTTTTCATAGGTATTTTTTGTTATGTGGGCACCGAGCAGGGCATTGCCAACTGGACTTCCAAGTTTCTCCAAACCTACCACAACATCGACCCCGCCACCGAAGGCGCCTCGGTTATATCTTATTTTTGGGGCTTACTCACCATTGGTTGCGTTTTAGGTTTGGTATTGCTCAAAATCTTCGATAGCCGTCGGGTATTGATTTTATTCACCGTGGGCGCCATTGTTTCGGTGCTGGTGGGCCTGTTTGGTCCCGTTCAAGCGGCGCTGTATGCGTTTCCGTTAAGTGGATTCTGTGCATCGGTCATGTGGTCTATCATTGTGTCGTTGGCGCTCAACTCCGTGCCGTATCACCACGGTACATTTTCGGGAATTCTTTGCTCGGGCATTGCGGGCGGTGCGGTGGTGCCGCTTATTATCGGCGGATTGGCCGAATTGGTCGGTTTACGCTTGGCAATGTTGTTTTTGATGATTACCTTAGGATACATTTTGAGCATTGGTCTCTGGGCCAAACCCCTCGTGACCAATGCCACCGTCAAAAGTTGGAAAGAGCTTTTTGCGTAG
- a CDS encoding DNA-binding transcriptional regulator, which yields MYKIILLIDFAEEYSKGLLKGISKYSKEHGPWIFCRMPLFQRETIGIDGILEWALEWEADGIIGQLYNDPKISKIVEAGIPVIAQDFKERFKEIPNITGDHYEAGKMGAEYFLRKGFKNFAFYGFKDIVWSRERANGFEDRVKKAGHQVHYFEHIMARSSELWYYKPSPLSQWLKSLPKPIALMTCDDNQGQHITEACRQSNIRIPEHVAVLGVDNDEMICEFSDPPLSSIGQDTEKGGYDAAKLLHHMIEHGTADYYDIIVKPTQIITRQSTDIYATNDRYIASSLKFIHQNIDKNLQVEDIVKQVPLSRRALEQRFQDITGYPIYKYIFNLRIEKFTQKLIETDMTVFEIALDMGLADSKNIARQFRQIKGCTPIEYRNQHLAGK from the coding sequence ATGTACAAAATCATTCTTCTCATCGACTTTGCCGAAGAATACAGCAAGGGACTGTTGAAAGGAATCTCTAAATATTCCAAAGAGCACGGGCCCTGGATTTTCTGTCGGATGCCGTTGTTTCAGCGCGAAACAATTGGTATTGACGGGATTTTGGAGTGGGCCCTCGAATGGGAAGCCGACGGCATCATCGGGCAGTTGTATAACGACCCCAAAATTAGTAAAATCGTAGAAGCGGGCATTCCCGTCATTGCGCAAGATTTTAAAGAGCGCTTCAAGGAGATTCCCAACATCACCGGCGACCACTACGAAGCGGGCAAAATGGGGGCCGAGTATTTTCTAAGAAAAGGTTTCAAAAACTTCGCATTCTACGGTTTCAAAGACATCGTTTGGTCGCGCGAGCGCGCCAATGGCTTCGAAGATAGGGTCAAAAAAGCGGGGCATCAAGTGCATTATTTTGAGCACATTATGGCGCGGTCGAGTGAGTTGTGGTATTACAAGCCCAGCCCGTTGAGTCAGTGGCTCAAATCCTTGCCCAAGCCTATCGCCCTCATGACCTGCGACGATAACCAGGGGCAGCATATCACCGAGGCTTGTCGTCAGTCCAACATCCGTATTCCCGAACACGTGGCGGTGCTGGGCGTTGACAACGACGAAATGATTTGTGAGTTTTCGGACCCACCGCTATCGAGCATTGGCCAAGACACCGAAAAGGGCGGTTACGATGCGGCCAAGCTACTCCACCACATGATTGAACACGGTACAGCCGACTATTACGACATCATCGTTAAACCCACGCAAATCATCACGCGGCAGTCGACCGACATTTACGCCACCAACGACCGATACATTGCTTCTTCGCTGAAGTTTATTCACCAAAATATCGACAAAAACCTGCAAGTGGAGGATATTGTCAAGCAAGTTCCGCTGTCGAGAAGAGCCTTAGAACAGCGTTTTCAGGACATTACAGGGTACCCGATCTACAAATACATTTTTAATCTCCGTATCGAAAAATTCACCCAAAAACTCATCGAAACCGACATGACGGTTTTTGAAATCGCGCTGGACATGGGTCTGGCCGATAGCAAAAACATTGCACGTCAATTCCGACAAATCAAAGGCTGTACGCCCATTGAGTACCGGAATCAGCACTTGGCGGGGAAGTAA
- a CDS encoding alpha/beta hydrolase, giving the protein MKKSVALTVGVSLLVTQLMMAQSGKVFDNLSVSSKILKSDRKFAIYLPPNYETSQRTYPVLYLLHGAGDDQTGWVQFGEVQQIAEKAFSDGTATPMIIVMPDANTGTRGYANDPKNEWRYEDFFFQELMPYVEKTYRIKTEKRFRAVAGLSMGGGGSFTYALHHPELFSSACPLSAATGPLTLEDVKAQLKRTKPDVTYTDAEMEAYYKRQSVLELIKNVPDDQKKAVRWYIDCGDDDFLFEGNSLVHIAMRKKEIPHEFRIHDGGHTWTYWRKALPTVLSFVSDAFHQY; this is encoded by the coding sequence ATGAAAAAAAGTGTAGCGCTTACCGTCGGGGTATCTTTGTTGGTCACCCAACTAATGATGGCTCAATCGGGTAAAGTATTTGATAATCTGAGCGTGTCGAGTAAAATCCTGAAAAGCGACCGAAAATTCGCCATTTATTTGCCCCCCAATTATGAGACTTCGCAACGTACGTATCCCGTGTTATACTTGCTCCACGGTGCTGGCGACGACCAAACGGGTTGGGTGCAATTTGGTGAAGTACAGCAGATTGCCGAGAAAGCATTCAGCGATGGCACCGCCACGCCCATGATAATCGTCATGCCCGATGCCAATACGGGTACACGTGGCTACGCCAACGACCCCAAAAATGAATGGCGTTACGAAGATTTTTTCTTTCAGGAATTGATGCCTTACGTGGAAAAAACCTACCGGATTAAAACCGAAAAACGCTTTAGAGCCGTGGCGGGCTTATCTATGGGCGGCGGTGGCTCGTTTACCTATGCGTTGCATCATCCAGAGTTGTTTTCGTCGGCCTGCCCGCTCAGCGCTGCCACGGGGCCGCTTACCCTAGAAGATGTAAAAGCCCAGTTAAAACGAACAAAGCCCGATGTAACATACACCGATGCCGAAATGGAGGCGTATTACAAGCGTCAGAGTGTGTTGGAGTTAATCAAAAATGTACCCGACGACCAGAAAAAGGCGGTGCGCTGGTACATTGATTGCGGCGATGATGATTTTCTGTTTGAAGGCAACTCGTTGGTACACATTGCGATGCGTAAAAAAGAAATTCCGCACGAATTCCGCATTCACGACGGTGGGCATACCTGGACGTATTGGCGCAAAGCGTTGCCCACGGTGCTGTCGTTTGTCTCCGACGCGTTTCATCAATATTGA
- a CDS encoding ELWxxDGT repeat protein, with protein MKSLLLVVSFFTFCSSLQAQSLLKDIKTDNGSSHPRQVIDINGTIFFLTKTNSNETVELWKSDGTNAGTSLVKNPYAGAAGPFFPNTSTSVFFKFNDKLIFTATDTQSNQTLELWITDGTAAGTKMLKDINPGNSGSNPNTFVQLGAKFLFKAFAPTSGEELWVSDGTTDGTQLCKDIYSGNNPSSIRGFTVFNEKAFFYASEPNTGTELWMTDGTTAGTAVVTDAQLNPGGGLSTIDATIQLPVATSTHLYFPVANSVYGKALFGYSTTGLLGLAFQNGYGNAIPKELTLFNDRVYFTANFNNIATQRNLFKTDPNDYAQYALGAYGNDPKDLTVANGKLFFTADDFNLRRELFKTDGITDITAPTPIKDINPTTTTGDVTFPTEAAKRIFIGTPTRLYFFANNGTTGFELWSSDGTSSGTNLVKDFITGTGTANYSYLQAFESELFFIANETSLGYKAWKTNGTLAGTQTVESITPALNITNVYPLRNSGSTFFLSAFSATTGYELYKLSGGVVSLVKDIKTVSQNNNQNFSKVNEGMAGIFFIYDNGKDGMELWKTDGTQSGTQLFYDFYSYPLSTQNPYRSFTSFDFYSNSSMFNSEFVWYNNKMYFFVNQQLWVTDGTNPPTLFKNTQGNGSNNAYSLAVYQGALYFNIDNNLWKTDGTEAGTVLVKSLDNSQGPPLSNFAVVNNLLFFSGYTSTHGEEIWRSDGTTAGTFMTKELIPGINYPELPSSFKVKPMGNTLFFTFYDSVIGRELWKSDGTEAGTVLVKDIASGEGVGSSPEYMTNFNNQYLVFSGNNSDWTNPNANGNGTELWKSDGTTAGTQMIKDLNPALGESSYPINLYQNSFAIFNNKIYFSSTAPDGQRRLTVSDLTPTGTYHLDMLAGVEVRATHYGLAFVGYDTISISNEPYFSDGTTKVLLKNIAPATNFSSSPNSFYHSPLRKIILFLANDGTTGPEIHALKDCPIQSTVGGTLSGTNQITAHQFITSTAKLSTNSTTTFTAGNAILLAPGFETTAVKSFLTQINGCTYSTTGPAPVPGN; from the coding sequence ATGAAAAGTTTACTTTTAGTCGTATCATTTTTCACTTTTTGCAGTAGTTTACAAGCCCAATCTCTCCTGAAAGATATCAAAACCGACAACGGCTCATCGCACCCCCGGCAAGTAATTGACATCAACGGAACCATCTTTTTTTTGACCAAAACCAACAGCAACGAAACCGTAGAACTCTGGAAATCTGACGGCACCAACGCTGGAACTTCGCTCGTCAAGAACCCCTACGCTGGCGCTGCTGGGCCTTTTTTCCCCAATACAAGCACTTCTGTATTCTTTAAATTCAACGATAAACTGATTTTTACCGCTACCGATACACAGTCCAATCAGACGTTAGAACTATGGATTACGGATGGTACTGCGGCGGGCACCAAAATGCTCAAAGACATCAACCCAGGCAACTCAGGCTCAAATCCCAATACCTTTGTACAATTGGGCGCAAAGTTTTTGTTTAAAGCCTTTGCTCCCACCAGTGGCGAAGAACTTTGGGTGAGTGATGGCACCACCGACGGCACGCAGCTCTGTAAAGATATTTACAGCGGCAACAACCCCTCCTCCATCCGAGGATTTACCGTTTTTAACGAAAAGGCTTTCTTTTATGCCTCCGAACCAAACACAGGCACCGAACTATGGATGACCGACGGCACCACCGCAGGCACTGCTGTGGTGACAGATGCCCAACTCAATCCGGGCGGTGGGCTAAGCACGATTGACGCCACGATTCAACTCCCCGTAGCTACCTCTACCCACCTCTATTTCCCAGTTGCTAACAGTGTGTATGGCAAAGCCCTCTTTGGCTATTCCACCACGGGCTTGCTGGGATTAGCCTTTCAGAACGGATACGGAAATGCCATTCCTAAAGAGCTGACGCTGTTTAATGACCGGGTATATTTTACCGCCAACTTTAACAACATCGCGACTCAACGTAACCTTTTCAAGACCGACCCGAACGATTACGCACAGTATGCTTTGGGGGCATACGGCAACGACCCCAAAGACCTGACAGTTGCTAATGGAAAATTGTTTTTTACGGCCGATGATTTCAACTTACGACGTGAATTATTCAAAACGGATGGTATTACCGATATTACCGCCCCTACCCCAATCAAAGACATCAACCCCACCACCACCACCGGGGATGTGACCTTCCCGACCGAAGCCGCCAAACGAATCTTTATCGGAACCCCTACCCGACTTTATTTTTTTGCCAATAACGGCACAACAGGGTTTGAACTTTGGAGCTCTGACGGAACCTCTTCGGGCACCAACTTGGTCAAAGACTTTATCACGGGTACGGGTACCGCCAACTATTCTTATTTGCAGGCGTTTGAGAGTGAGTTGTTTTTCATTGCCAACGAAACATCCTTAGGGTACAAAGCTTGGAAAACCAACGGAACATTGGCGGGTACGCAGACCGTTGAATCCATCACCCCAGCGCTCAATATCACCAACGTGTACCCACTCCGAAATTCAGGCAGTACGTTTTTTCTAAGTGCTTTTTCGGCCACTACGGGCTATGAATTGTATAAACTGAGCGGTGGCGTGGTGTCGTTGGTCAAAGATATCAAGACGGTCTCACAAAACAACAACCAAAATTTTTCAAAGGTAAACGAGGGTATGGCGGGCATATTTTTTATCTATGACAACGGCAAAGACGGGATGGAATTATGGAAAACCGACGGTACGCAAAGCGGCACGCAGTTGTTTTATGATTTCTACTCGTATCCGCTGAGTACCCAGAATCCGTACCGCTCGTTTACTTCCTTCGATTTCTACAGCAATTCAAGTATGTTCAACTCGGAGTTTGTGTGGTACAACAACAAAATGTATTTCTTTGTTAATCAACAACTTTGGGTGACCGACGGCACCAACCCTCCTACTCTTTTCAAGAATACTCAAGGCAATGGCTCTAACAATGCATACTCCCTCGCCGTCTATCAGGGGGCATTGTATTTCAACATCGACAACAACCTTTGGAAAACGGACGGAACCGAAGCGGGAACCGTGCTCGTCAAAAGCCTAGACAATAGCCAAGGCCCACCGCTCAGCAATTTTGCAGTGGTCAACAACCTCTTGTTCTTTTCGGGATATACCTCCACCCACGGCGAAGAAATATGGCGGTCAGATGGTACAACTGCGGGTACATTTATGACCAAAGAACTCATCCCAGGCATTAATTACCCCGAACTTCCCAGCTCATTCAAGGTTAAGCCCATGGGTAATACGTTATTTTTTACCTTCTACGACTCCGTCATTGGACGCGAACTTTGGAAGTCAGACGGGACAGAAGCAGGAACTGTATTGGTCAAAGACATAGCTTCAGGGGAGGGAGTGGGGTCTTCGCCCGAATACATGACCAATTTCAACAATCAGTACCTAGTGTTTTCTGGAAATAACAGCGACTGGACCAATCCTAACGCCAACGGAAATGGAACTGAACTCTGGAAATCAGACGGTACTACGGCGGGTACGCAGATGATCAAAGACCTAAATCCTGCCCTTGGAGAAAGTTCCTACCCCATCAATCTCTACCAAAATAGTTTCGCCATTTTTAACAATAAAATCTATTTCTCAAGCACAGCTCCCGACGGACAGCGCCGACTGACGGTGTCTGATTTAACGCCTACGGGCACTTATCATCTCGACATGCTGGCGGGGGTTGAAGTGCGGGCCACCCATTATGGCTTAGCATTTGTGGGCTATGACACTATCTCAATCAGCAATGAACCGTACTTCTCAGACGGCACCACCAAAGTGCTGCTGAAAAATATCGCCCCCGCAACAAATTTTAGTTCCTCCCCCAACAGTTTCTACCACTCGCCATTACGAAAAATCATTCTTTTTCTGGCAAATGACGGCACAACAGGGCCCGAGATCCACGCCTTAAAAGATTGCCCCATTCAGTCAACCGTGGGCGGAACACTTTCGGGCACCAATCAGATTACGGCCCATCAATTCATCACGTCAACGGCCAAGCTATCAACAAACAGCACCACCACTTTTACGGCGGGTAACGCAATTTTGCTCGCACCCGGTTTTGAAACCACTGCCGTCAAATCCTTTTTGACCCAAATCAATGGGTGTACTTACAGCACCACTGGCCCCGCACCCGTGCCAGGCAACTAG
- a CDS encoding DUF4440 domain-containing protein: MKKILLVCLLGYAPLSSFAQELAKDTVAIKNVIADFFELFSQNDLKYMERNCTPEFELYEVGYLWTTDTLRNFVAKRQAQKRIWVRTNAFNFIRINVKKDIAWVGYYNTASLTHAETNEKRTVKWLESAILVKKNRRWWLTQMHSTPMPK; the protein is encoded by the coding sequence ATGAAAAAAATTCTCCTTGTTTGCCTTTTAGGATATGCTCCCTTGAGTAGCTTCGCTCAGGAACTGGCCAAAGATACCGTGGCCATTAAAAATGTCATTGCCGATTTTTTTGAGCTGTTCTCCCAAAATGACCTCAAATACATGGAGCGTAACTGTACGCCCGAGTTTGAACTTTACGAAGTGGGGTATCTCTGGACAACTGATACCCTGCGTAACTTCGTGGCCAAACGGCAGGCGCAGAAGCGTATTTGGGTAAGAACCAACGCCTTTAACTTCATCCGGATCAACGTCAAAAAAGACATTGCGTGGGTGGGGTATTACAACACCGCCTCGCTAACCCACGCGGAGACCAACGAAAAAAGAACCGTCAAATGGCTAGAAAGCGCCATTTTGGTTAAGAAAAACCGCCGCTGGTGGCTGACCCAAATGCACTCTACCCCGATGCCCAAATAG
- a CDS encoding choice-of-anchor I family protein, producing MQKILLSLSLLFVIISCDDHRLDPANENPPTFAEIGSIDIGDIGAAEISAYDPVTGRLFVVNNNVTGNNPINKIDVIDFSNPAAMKVIGSISMAPYGGAVNSVSVYKGQLAAAIESLNKQENGKVVIFNTVDYKEVKVIPVGALPDMITYSPDGRFILTANEGEPNDAYTVDPAGTVSILSVDNNYSVVTLGFASFAPQLAALTAKGFRLFGPGADIVKDIEPEYITVSEDSKTAWVTLQENNAIAKINLTSKTITDIFPLGFKNYNLDENAIDVSDQDNAVAFKKWPVFGMYQPDAIAVVETGGTPYLFTANEGDAREYTGFSEIRRISANAVTLDPAVFPNAATLKQATQLGRLNITTTLGNTDGDAELEALYSLGARSFSVWNGANGNLVFDSKNDLEKRAITAGVYDDGRSDDKGVEPEGIAIGTVGGRKIAFVGMERADAVAIYDVTNPTLPIFLQMLKSGDAPEGVLFIPAQNSPVKKSLFVVSSENDGVIKVYMPQ from the coding sequence ATGCAAAAAATACTACTCTCTCTCTCGCTGCTATTCGTCATCATCAGTTGCGACGATCACCGTCTTGACCCAGCCAACGAAAACCCACCCACTTTTGCCGAAATAGGAAGTATTGACATTGGCGATATTGGCGCGGCTGAAATCAGCGCGTACGACCCAGTCACGGGTCGACTTTTTGTGGTCAACAATAACGTAACGGGGAATAATCCAATCAATAAAATCGACGTGATTGATTTCAGCAATCCTGCGGCGATGAAAGTGATAGGCAGCATCAGCATGGCCCCTTATGGAGGTGCGGTCAATAGCGTAAGTGTATACAAAGGCCAATTGGCGGCGGCCATTGAATCCCTAAATAAGCAAGAGAACGGGAAAGTGGTCATCTTTAATACCGTTGATTATAAAGAAGTAAAGGTGATTCCCGTGGGAGCATTGCCCGATATGATTACTTACTCGCCCGACGGGCGTTTTATTCTTACTGCGAATGAAGGTGAGCCAAACGATGCTTATACTGTCGACCCCGCTGGTACGGTTTCTATCCTTTCAGTAGATAACAACTATTCGGTCGTTACGCTTGGTTTTGCTTCTTTTGCTCCCCAACTCGCCGCTTTGACGGCCAAGGGTTTTCGGCTATTCGGCCCAGGAGCCGACATCGTTAAAGATATTGAACCTGAGTATATTACAGTTTCTGAAGATTCCAAAACGGCGTGGGTTACCTTGCAGGAAAACAATGCCATTGCCAAAATTAACCTAACTTCAAAAACCATCACTGACATCTTTCCGTTAGGCTTCAAAAATTACAATTTGGACGAAAACGCCATCGACGTAAGTGATCAGGACAATGCCGTTGCGTTTAAGAAATGGCCCGTATTTGGCATGTATCAACCCGACGCCATTGCCGTAGTAGAAACTGGCGGAACCCCTTATTTATTCACCGCCAATGAAGGAGATGCCCGCGAATACACCGGATTCTCGGAGATACGTCGGATAAGCGCCAATGCCGTTACGCTGGACCCCGCCGTATTTCCCAATGCTGCCACACTAAAACAGGCGACGCAATTGGGCCGCCTAAACATCACTACAACGCTCGGAAATACCGACGGGGATGCCGAACTCGAAGCACTGTATTCTTTAGGTGCCCGTTCGTTTAGTGTTTGGAACGGTGCCAATGGTAACTTGGTATTCGATAGTAAAAACGACCTCGAAAAACGCGCCATAACTGCGGGCGTATACGATGACGGTCGAAGCGACGACAAAGGTGTAGAACCAGAAGGCATCGCGATTGGTACCGTGGGCGGTCGTAAAATCGCTTTTGTGGGAATGGAAAGAGCAGATGCGGTGGCAATCTACGACGTAACTAACCCCACTTTACCAATATTTTTACAAATGCTGAAAAGCGGTGATGCTCCCGAAGGTGTTCTGTTTATTCCCGCTCAAAACAGCCCCGTTAAAAAGAGTTTGTTTGTGGTCAGCAGCGAGAACGACGGCGTCATCAAAGTGTACATGCCTCAGTAA